Sequence from the Leptospira dzoumogneensis genome:
GAAAGTATATATAAATAAGTAGAATAAGGATAACCCGGGATCTTGAACTCATTCTTTAAATGTCTTTTTTCGAAAATAACAGGAGTGTATGCGGTGATCGTTGCGAGCAGTAGAGTAGAGCAGGTGATCAGATATAAAAGGGATTCGATCTCTTTTACAAAACAAAAGAGACAGGCATACAAAAACTGAAAGACCAAAGATTTATAAGGGCTGTGATATTTAGAATGTAATTTTGCCATGCTTGGGAAAAAGAAACCGTCTCTCGCCATCGCAAAATAGATCCTGGAACCGCCGATGATGTAAGCGGAAATTCCTCCCAAGAACACCCAACAAATAAACGCAGTGATGAGGATATTCACACCTTTCCCGAATAAAAATCCGGAAGCAGTCACACCGATCTTCTCATCTCCCGCTAAAAATTGGATAGGAGCGGAGCTTAAATACAGAAAATTGATCAGAACATAAAGAAGAGTGACTAAGATACAAGAAACGATAACCGACTTATAAATATTCTTTTCCGGATCTTTTACTTCTTCCGCGACGTAAGTGATCATATTCCAGCCTAAGTATGAAAAAGTGACCGGAATCGCTCCCGCAAGCAGTAGATTCCATCCCTGAAGATCCGAAGGGATCAGGGAGAAAGATTCAAAATTTTGAATATTATAATTTCCTATAGTAAAACCTAAGGTCACAAATGCAACCAGACCTAAAATTTTGAAAGTAGTGAAAAAATTCTGGATACGAGAGGCGAGTCCTATTCCGAAAAAGTTCACGATCGTAAAAAATAAGATCGTAGAAATCCCTATGATCTGAGCTACACCCAGAGAAAATGTGATCCCAAGGAACTTGGACTCAAAAAAATAAATGTCCCAACTTGGATTGAATAAAGCCAAAAACGATTTAGAGAATGCGATCGCTGAAAGAGAGATGGACGCCGAAAAATTCACCGATAAAGAAAGCCATCCGCTGGAAAACGCAACAATAGGAGAGTAGGCTTCCTTTAAATAAACGTAATCTCCTCCCGCA
This genomic interval carries:
- a CDS encoding APC family permease; the protein is MKLRRSLNLYDSISLMFSSMVGPGIFITTGYILTQTANPNWALLCWILGGFLAIAGAMSYAKSASIFPYAGGDYVYLKEAYSPIVAFSSGWLSLSVNFSASISLSAIAFSKSFLALFNPSWDIYFFESKFLGITFSLGVAQIIGISTILFFTIVNFFGIGLASRIQNFFTTFKILGLVAFVTLGFTIGNYNIQNFESFSLIPSDLQGWNLLLAGAIPVTFSYLGWNMITYVAEEVKDPEKNIYKSVIVSCILVTLLYVLINFLYLSSAPIQFLAGDEKIGVTASGFLFGKGVNILITAFICWVFLGGISAYIIGGSRIYFAMARDGFFFPSMAKLHSKYHSPYKSLVFQFLYACLFCFVKEIESLLYLITCSTLLLATITAYTPVIFEKRHLKNEFKIPGYPYSTYLYILSNILIIATLLYNKSAEALWGFGFTLFSVPLYYYFKLSKKPQPIPIDTTPEPELEANGLSLLPENEPVPVGSGDPA